Genomic DNA from Bosea sp. (in: a-proteobacteria):
GCGCGGCCACCAGGGTCGCCTTGTTCGCCTCCGCATCCTTGGCGGTGGCCTTGCCGAGGGCCTCGGCGCTCGATTCGACATCCAGCACGTCATCGGCCACCTGGAACGCTGCGCCCAGCGCCTGCCCGTAGGCGGCCAGCGCCATGCGCTGCGCCAGCGAGGCGCGGCCGAGGATGGCGCCCATCTCGACCGCCGCTGCGAGCAGCGCGCCGGTCTTCATGGCCTGTATGCGGCGCACATCGCCGGGCCAGGGCTTGCCCTCGGGCGGCGTGGCGGCGTAGCGCCCCTCCGCCTCCAGATCTAACATCTGCCCGCCCACCATGCCCGCCAGACCTGACGCCCGCGCCAGCGCGAGGACAAGCTCGGCCCGCAGGACTGGATCGGGCGCGGACTGCGGCTCGGCGAGGACCTCGAAGGCCAGTGTGAGCAGCCCATCCCCGGCGAGGATCGCGGTCGCCTCATCGAAGGCCTTGTGCACGGTCGGCTGCCCGCGCCTGAGGTCGTCATCATCCATGGCCGGCAGATCGTCATGCACCAGCGAATAGCAGTGGATCAGTTCGATGGCTGTGGCTGCCGGCATGGCGGCCGCGATGTCGAGGCCGAACAGCCGCGCCGTCTCCACCACGAGGAACGGCCTTAGCCGCTTGCCGCCGCCCAGCGCGCCGTGCCGCATGGCCGCCATCAGCCGCGCGGGCCGCGCGATCTCGTGGTCGCGCTGGCGGTCGTCAAGCCGGGCCGCCAGCGCCGCCTCGGCGATGGCGGCGACCTCGCGCAGGCGGCCCTCGAACGCTTCGTGCGGCCGATCGGAAGCTGAGGTCATGGTCGCATCACTTTTCGGCGTTGAAAGGGCAGGAACGGCAAGGCGCTTGGTCCCGGCCACGAGGCCGTGACATGCTTGCCGCAATGAGCTGTCTTAGCCTTGGTCGGGACGGCGGAAAAGTACGGTGGGGGATGCAATGGCAAGAACCCGTGGACGTTTGCAGGGGCGACGGCCCTGACTGCGGCGACCAGACCCGGCGAGGCATCCCCGCGGCGGCGCAAGCGGGCGCTTGGCCTGCTGGCGCGCATCACGGCCGGCGGGCTCGCGCTCCTGGCGCTGGCGCTTGCGGCCGGCGCGCTTCTGCCGGTGCCCTCCACCCTCATGCTCTGGCGCTTCGCGACCGGCGAGAGCGTGACGCGCATATGGGTCCCGCTCGATCGGATCTCGCCTGAACTCGTCCGCGCGGTCATTGCAGCGGAGGACCAGAACTTCTGCAGCCATAGCGGCATCGACTGGGGCGCCCTGCGGGAGGTCCTCAATGATGAGGACGGCCCCACGCGCGGCGGCTCGACCATCTCGATGCAGACCGTCAAGAACGTGTATCTGTGGCATGGCCGCTCCTATGTGCGCAAAGGCCTTGAACTGCCGCTCGCGCTCGCCGCTGACCTCGCCTGGTCCAAGCACCGCAT
This window encodes:
- a CDS encoding polyprenyl synthetase family protein, with the translated sequence MTSASDRPHEAFEGRLREVAAIAEAALAARLDDRQRDHEIARPARLMAAMRHGALGGGKRLRPFLVVETARLFGLDIAAAMPAATAIELIHCYSLVHDDLPAMDDDDLRRGQPTVHKAFDEATAILAGDGLLTLAFEVLAEPQSAPDPVLRAELVLALARASGLAGMVGGQMLDLEAEGRYAATPPEGKPWPGDVRRIQAMKTGALLAAAVEMGAILGRASLAQRMALAAYGQALGAAFQVADDVLDVESSAEALGKATAKDAEANKATLVAALGLEAARQERDRLAADAASALGRFGPEADMLRAAARFAAARTV
- the mtgA gene encoding monofunctional biosynthetic peptidoglycan transglycosylase, whose amino-acid sequence is MVGTAEKYGGGCNGKNPWTFAGATALTAATRPGEASPRRRKRALGLLARITAGGLALLALALAAGALLPVPSTLMLWRFATGESVTRIWVPLDRISPELVRAVIAAEDQNFCSHSGIDWGALREVLNDEDGPTRGGSTISMQTVKNVYLWHGRSYVRKGLELPLALAADLAWSKHRMMEVYLNVAEFGEGLFGVEAASRRYFGKPAAALTRREAAALAAALPNPRLRNPALASPRARTNGLRIHSRIAALGERAQCALRASGP